The following proteins are co-located in the Seriola aureovittata isolate HTS-2021-v1 ecotype China chromosome 7, ASM2101889v1, whole genome shotgun sequence genome:
- the fam189b gene encoding protein ENTREP3, which yields MPSPSDSSSVASASGSRGWSDSRRGMSGRGPGGARLLLYLGLCHLGLGAMVLAFSFTSMAFTSSARVRQSCPFWAGFFVVASGIVGIISWRRPLTLVVSLFMLLSAVCVILSLAGSMLSCQNAQMVKSMLTCQVENGLCVCCVPPHTCSITEEENLVLYLNADCHSVRHQLKDLLFSACGLSILSTIICTLSTVTCSIHIFSLDLVHLLAPHRSRSVNPECTTPQDAFLTNIMDFEEFVPPIPPPPYYPPEYTCSSETDAQSITYNGSMESPVPLYPTDCPPPYEAVMGQRAVSQATMFDPHGTELSGERGTSTAFSGEVSMDSGSLLMSEIVDIPDDSSPSEDSCLMEVGLRHHGERGNRTAGEGGDGGDGGEYFSFRGPQSQTPESPLAGGPRARRFLRGERSNSCSSPSTATTTYRSPVLRRQAMLASSCSQLEAIGSSTSQQRSSIPEIRVRPSTPSRQGAAPTSSAAPASSSSAASEQGGGQGSGTPLPHQPLYLRRRAGKSEKDGEGVRGDSEGLLRLVRSHSEPGLGSSTDTVDFVSGDSKASIDTGPSSEACLLPRTSLPPAAALPRKGSMKSAATGVQVPTKPPPTSPLRLPKDCHRSLGDLKVTRVLVARFLQRSKRNLAPSSEHAGSTGQGPKRRSGAEGAATNHLPLEQVLRTPWSTGRGQSNQHTHHPPHHRGHHHSHSDSRHNRHYSGRAPEGIHLRSCGDLSSSSTASLRRLVTPYPPHGSSGALYSESAL from the exons ATGCCTTCACCGTCAGACTCCAGCAGCGTGGCCTCTGCCTCGGGGTCTCGAGGCTGGTCAGACAGCCGCAGGGGCATGTCGGGCCGGGGTCCTGGTGGTGCACGGCTGCTCCTGTACCTGGGGCTTTGCCACCTGGGCCTAGGGGCCATGGTCCTGGCCTTCTCTTTCACCAGCATGGCCTTCACCTCCTCAGCTCGCGTGAGGCAGTCCTGTCCATTCTGGGCTGGCTTCTTT GTGGTGGCATCAGGAATAGTTGGGATAATCTCATGGAGGAGACCTTTGACACTGGTG GTGTCACTGTTCATGCTGctatctgcagtgtgtgtgatcCTCAGTTTGGCCGGCTCGATGCTCTCCTGTCAGAATGCACAGATGGTCAAATCTATGCTCACCTGCCAG GTGGAGaatggtctgtgtgtgtgttgcgtgccCCCTCACACCTGCTccatcacagaggaggagaaccTGGTCCTCTACCTGAATGCTGACTGCCACTCAGTCAGACATCAGCTGAAG GACCTTTTGTTCAGTGCTTGTGGTCTCAGCATTCTCTCCACCATCATCTGTACTTTGTCCACTGTGACCTGCAGTATTCACATTTTCTCCCTGGACCTTGTGCACCTG CTGGCCCCCCATCGCTCTCGGTCAGTCAACCCAGAATGCACCACTCCTCAGGATGCCTTCCTGACCAACATCATGGACTTTGAGGAGTTTGTCCCACCCATCCCTCCGCCTCCCTACTATCCTCCTGAGTACACCTGCAGCTCTGAGACAGACGCTCAGAG CATCACCTATAATGGCTCGATGGAGAGCCCTGTTCCTCTGTACCCTACTGACTGCCCCCCTCCTTATGAAGCTGTGATGGGACAAAGAGCTGTCAGCCag GCAACAATGTTTGACCCCCACGGCACTGAGCtgtctggagagagaggaacttCTACTGCCTTCAGTGGAGAAG TGTCCATGGACAGTGGATCTCTGTTGATGTCAGAGATTGTGGACATCCCTGATGATTCCTCCCCATCTGAGGACTCCTGTCTTATGGAGGTTGGGCTAAGGCACCACGGGGAGAGGGGCAACAGGACCGCTGGTGAGGGGGGAGATgggggagatggaggggagTACTTCAGCTTCCGTGGTCCTCAATCTCAAACACCAGAGAGTCCTCTGGCAGGAGGACCGAGAGCCAGGCGCTTCCTCAGAGGAGAGAGGTCcaactcctgctcttctccCAGCACAGCCACCACCACATACAG GTCTCCAGTCTTGCGTCGCCAGGCCATGCTAGCTAGTAGCTGTTCCCAGCTTGAAGCAATAGGGAGCTCCACTTCTCAACAGCGATCCTCCATCCCAGAGATTCGCGTTCGCCCCTCCACTCCCTCACGCCAAGGAGCTGCTCCaacctcctctgctgctccagcttCATCCTCCTCAGCTGCCAGTGAGCAGGGCGGTGGTCAGGGTAGTGGGACGCCCCTTCCACATCAGCCACTGTACCTTCGACGAAGGGCAGGGAAGAGTGAGAAGGACGGAGAGGGTGTAAGAGGGGATAGTGAAGGGCTGCTACGCCTGGTGAGGTCACACAGTGAGCCGGGCCTCGGCTCCTCGACTGATACAG TTGACTTTGTTTCTGGAGACAGCAAAGCATCTATAGATACAG GTCCATCGTCTGAGGCATGTCTGTTGCCCCGCACGTCTTtgcctcctgctgcagctttgcCGAGGAAAGGCAGCATGAAATCAGCAGCCACGGGGGTGCAAGTCCCCACCAAACCCCCACCCACGTCGCCGCTGCGTTTACCTAAAGACTGCCACCGTTCCCTCGGAGACCTTAAG gTGACTCGAGTTCTGGTGGCTCGTTTCCTGCAGCGCTCCAAACGCAACCTAGCTCCCTCCTCCGAGCATGCTGGGAGCACAGGGCAGGGGCCTAAGAGGCGGAGTGGAGCTGAGGGTGCTGCCACCAACCACCTACCCCTGGAGCAA GTGTTGCGGACCCCATGGAGCACCGGCCGAGGACAGTCCAACCAGCAcactcatcatcctcctcatcatcgtGGACACCACCACTCCCATAGTGACAGTCGACACAACCGGCACTACAGCGGCCGAGCACCAGAGGGGATCCACCTGCGCAGCTGTGGAGATTTAAGCTCCTCCTCAACAGCATCACTACGTCGATTGGTGACGCCTTATCCACCGCATGGGTCATCGGGAGCTCTCTACTCAGAGTCTGcactgtga
- the fdps gene encoding farnesyl pyrophosphate synthase isoform X2 has translation MGDSTCNGTHTKKALLSDSQLFEAQFQELVTELTERDLADPVLADALNRLREVLVYNAPGGKRNRGLSVIGSLRELLPPSQLTQDIVQRALLVGWCIELLQAFFLVADDIMDASVTRRGQPCWYKKDGIGLEAINDSFLLEASIYRLLRRHCRDQPYYVHLLELFTETSFQTELGQALDLMTAPPGQIDLNRFTMERYKAIVKYKTAFYSFYLPVAAAMYMAGINSEEEHNNAKHILLEMGEFFQIQDDYLDCYGDPAVTGKIGTDIQDNKCSWLVVTAMEIMTPEQRAELEACYGRHDEAKVEKVKALYNTLQMPTLYHKYEDESYQRLQKLIACHAQNLPHLVFLNFAKKIYKRNK, from the exons ATG GGAGACAGCACTTGCAATGGGACGCACACCAAAAAAGCGTTGCTGTCAGACTCTCAGCTGTTTGAAGCCCAGTTTCAGGAGCTGGTGACAGAGCTCACAGAAAGGGACCTCGCCGATCCTGTGCTGGCAGACGCTCTCAACAGGTTGAGAGAG GTTTTGGTGTACAATGCCCCTGGAGGAAAGAGGAACCGAGGCCTGTctgtgattggctcactgaGGGAGCTTCTCCCACCCTCTCAGCTCACCCAGGACATTGTACAGCGGGCTCTGTTGGTTGGCTGGTGCATTGAGTTG CTTCAGGCATTTTTCCTCGTGGCAGATGATATCATGGATGCATCTGTGACTCGGAGAGGACAGCCCTGCTGGTACAAGAAG GATGGAATCGGTCTGGAGGCCATCAATGATTCATTTCTCTTAGAAGCGTCAATCTACAGACTACTACGCAGACATTGCAGGGACCAGCCGTACTACGTTCACCTACTGGAGCTGTTTACTGAG ACATCTTTCCAGACAGAGCTTGGCCAAGCTCTGGACCTCATGACAGCCCCCCCTGGACAGATTGACCTCAACAGGTTCACAATGGAGAG GTACAAAGCTATTGTAAAATACAAGACCGCCTTCTACTCTTTTTACCTCCCAGTGGCAGCTGCAATGTACATG GCAGGGatcaacagtgaagaagaacacAATAATGCCAAACACATCTTGCTCGAGATGGGAGAGTTTTTCCAAATACAG GATGACTACCTTGACTGTTATGGTGACCCTGCTGTGACAGGAAAGATTGGTACAGACATCCAGGACAACAAATGCAGCTGGCTGGTAGTGACAGCCATGGAAATCATGACTCCagaacagagagcagagctggag GCATGTTACGGGCGCCACGATGAAGCCAAGGTAGAAAAGGTCAAAGCGCTGTACAACACCCTGCAAATGCCAACACTGTACCACAAATATGAAGATGAGAGCTACCAGCGGCTACAGAAACTCATCGCCTGTCACGCTCAAAACCTTCCTCACTTAGTCTTCCTCAACTTTGCCAAGAAAATCTACAAGAGGAACAAGTGA
- the fdps gene encoding farnesyl pyrophosphate synthase isoform X1: MRRLLSLVSNTTKVWLAVSPLKLKSTPLLLCTSSFQGDSTCNGTHTKKALLSDSQLFEAQFQELVTELTERDLADPVLADALNRLREVLVYNAPGGKRNRGLSVIGSLRELLPPSQLTQDIVQRALLVGWCIELLQAFFLVADDIMDASVTRRGQPCWYKKDGIGLEAINDSFLLEASIYRLLRRHCRDQPYYVHLLELFTETSFQTELGQALDLMTAPPGQIDLNRFTMERYKAIVKYKTAFYSFYLPVAAAMYMAGINSEEEHNNAKHILLEMGEFFQIQDDYLDCYGDPAVTGKIGTDIQDNKCSWLVVTAMEIMTPEQRAELEACYGRHDEAKVEKVKALYNTLQMPTLYHKYEDESYQRLQKLIACHAQNLPHLVFLNFAKKIYKRNK; encoded by the exons ATGAGACGTTTGCTCAGCTTGGTCAGTAATACCACTAAAGTGTGGTTGGCGGTGTCCCCGCTTAAATTAAAAAGCACGCCTCTTCTGTTGTGCACCTCGTCTTTCCAGGGAGACAGCACTTGCAATGGGACGCACACCAAAAAAGCGTTGCTGTCAGACTCTCAGCTGTTTGAAGCCCAGTTTCAGGAGCTGGTGACAGAGCTCACAGAAAGGGACCTCGCCGATCCTGTGCTGGCAGACGCTCTCAACAGGTTGAGAGAG GTTTTGGTGTACAATGCCCCTGGAGGAAAGAGGAACCGAGGCCTGTctgtgattggctcactgaGGGAGCTTCTCCCACCCTCTCAGCTCACCCAGGACATTGTACAGCGGGCTCTGTTGGTTGGCTGGTGCATTGAGTTG CTTCAGGCATTTTTCCTCGTGGCAGATGATATCATGGATGCATCTGTGACTCGGAGAGGACAGCCCTGCTGGTACAAGAAG GATGGAATCGGTCTGGAGGCCATCAATGATTCATTTCTCTTAGAAGCGTCAATCTACAGACTACTACGCAGACATTGCAGGGACCAGCCGTACTACGTTCACCTACTGGAGCTGTTTACTGAG ACATCTTTCCAGACAGAGCTTGGCCAAGCTCTGGACCTCATGACAGCCCCCCCTGGACAGATTGACCTCAACAGGTTCACAATGGAGAG GTACAAAGCTATTGTAAAATACAAGACCGCCTTCTACTCTTTTTACCTCCCAGTGGCAGCTGCAATGTACATG GCAGGGatcaacagtgaagaagaacacAATAATGCCAAACACATCTTGCTCGAGATGGGAGAGTTTTTCCAAATACAG GATGACTACCTTGACTGTTATGGTGACCCTGCTGTGACAGGAAAGATTGGTACAGACATCCAGGACAACAAATGCAGCTGGCTGGTAGTGACAGCCATGGAAATCATGACTCCagaacagagagcagagctggag GCATGTTACGGGCGCCACGATGAAGCCAAGGTAGAAAAGGTCAAAGCGCTGTACAACACCCTGCAAATGCCAACACTGTACCACAAATATGAAGATGAGAGCTACCAGCGGCTACAGAAACTCATCGCCTGTCACGCTCAAAACCTTCCTCACTTAGTCTTCCTCAACTTTGCCAAGAAAATCTACAAGAGGAACAAGTGA